Genomic DNA from Setaria italica strain Yugu1 chromosome V, Setaria_italica_v2.0, whole genome shotgun sequence:
ActggaaagaaagagaaagaaaaggaaacaaacCTGCCTAACTGAAGAACTGCTGTTTCTCCTTTGCTTCtgcctctcctcttcctctcttctCAAGGATCAACCAATAATGGAGTTTGGAGTCGGGGAAAAGAACCAGGACGAGGGTATTTATGTAAATGAGCGTCCCGTGAACGCTACTGGTTTGCGTGCTGGCTTTGTTTATTCAGCTTCATCGAGCCATCATCGCTCCTTTCCTGGGGCCTTCCTTACTTTAGTGGCGAAATGGCGATGCGATACCATCATGCCAATGGCTGGCTGATCAGTGAAAGCGGCCGGCATCAAAACAAATCCACTAACCAAAcacccctccccccacccccacctgCCATCCACTAACCAGTCAGTGGCTGGCTGCTGCTCATGATCGGAGAATTATATTCTCCTTTTTTTCTGAGCAACGataaattaataaataaatCGAACGGATGGATGGGGATGCAAGATGCTGCTGCGCCCACAGATTCCACTGACTGGGACAGCCTGCTGCTGATTGATTCCTCGTGGTCCACCTGTCAGTGGCGGGACGGAGGAATCCAATTCTTGCGTGAGAAAACGCTGGAGGGGATGTGGATCCCAGTTTCTGCCTGGACGGCTGCTGGTGGTTTCTTTTTCTGTGAACTCAACTGGGTGATCAACAGCTCAGTTCTGGGAAGGTTCTCGAGTTCCGGTTGCAACCAGCATTTTCAGATGAGGGTCAGCTCCACGGCATCAGCACAAAAGGCATGAGCAGTTCAACAGTTCTTGTCAAATTTCACCACAGCAAACCAGGAAACGATGAACTAGGGAAGTTTAGCAACCGCAGCACTTGATACTAACATGCACAAAAATACTGCTGCTCGGGAAGGATGTGATGTTTCACGTCATGTTCAAAGACACTGACTGATCAGTTTATTGGTCTGCCAGTTTTGAGGATTTGCAAGAAATTTACACAGAAAATTTGACGCCTTCATCATCGGCCGAAGTGCCTTTGAAGATAGCTGCTTTGCCTTTCTGTTCCAACTGCCGCAGAGCCCGCATGAGAACACCACGATCGATTCCCTCAAGTTCTGTAACAGAGTCCACGCAACAGAAACAAACTGAATAAGGCAAAGTGCAGTTTAGGAGGGCAAATGCAATTGGACTATGACACGTATGCTTTATTCCCCGATGAAGTACCACCAACAACTCAGTATAAATAAAGTAAATATCTTGCCAGAGTACCGTATTGCAAGTTGCAATGAAGTGAGTCGTGAATAAATTTTGAGTTTCCTGACAGAAATAGGCAAATCTGATCTCATCacttcaaagtttctcaaactCACCAGTTCCACGAGTATCGGTTCCAGAGCGTATTTCTTCGATGGTCATTACTTCCAATCCATTATCCTTTACCTACAAGCACAAGGCAAAGAGAAATATCATGACACAATGAACAGCCATAAATAGATAACTCCTAAGAAAATATGGcaaatagaaaaagaaatctTACAAAGTTTATTAGGAAATTGGCCCAATCTTGTATCCTTAACCAAAGAACGAGGCACTTCTTGTGACCTTTATCCATCCACTCTGCACGACCTGCAGTTTCAGCACAAATTTTAAAAAGATGCTGAATCTCAAACCAAATGACACCACACTGCATAAATTTATTGTAAGATACAAGAGTAACTAAAAGTAGTATTAATGGTTATAGAATAAACCTTCACTGACAAGAGCTGCAAGGAACACTTCCTTTGCTTCGTGGCTAAGAGATCCTGCATTACAAAAAGCCTGTAAATGCAGTGAAATGACTAAACAAGTGTGCAAAAATTATAGTAATTTAGAGTGGTGGACCATTTTATGTGTATAGATCAGTACAGTATACACAAATTTATTCATGATAGGTCTTTTGTGTAAATTACTGTCATGCCAGATTGCTCAGCACAAATTTACAGTTAACCAACAAACACTCTAATACAACATGCTTTCTCTAAAACTGCAGCAAACAATATGAAAAAACTAGGATTAAGATGAATGCATATTACTCTCGGTCTTTGGATTGGAGAACAAGGGGAAATCTTCTTCCAGTGATATCGTATGAATCTTTTGACTTCTGCAGTAATCAAGTATCAGATCTTTCCATAACTGTACTTGCTTTTCCCGCGTTTCGCGCACAGGCTGCAAACTGAGGGATAATATGTTACCATAGCATGCCAGTTTTCAGTTCTTGTATTGAGAGAGTGATTGAAAACAAGTTCACATGGAGTTCTTGTAGCTAGATTTGAATATAATGAAACagatatttttaataatgaacaGAGCATAAAAATGCAATAATGCATCATTGGATCTCAAAGAGGCTGTTGAAATATGCAGGAAGTATCACGATCTAACAGAAAGACTATTGTTTATGAAATTGGAACACCTCAAACTACATATTGTGCTAATATGATAGTACTAAGATACATGTATCAAAATGTTGGTTCAGTAATTTTTTTCAAGAA
This window encodes:
- the LOC101778416 gene encoding vacuolar protein sorting-associated protein 25 — protein: MQRLGDFRLPPFFNYPPYFTLQPVRETREKQVQLWKDLILDYCRSQKIHTISLEEDFPLFSNPKTERSLSHEAKEVFLAALVSEGRAEWMDKGHKKCLVLWLRIQDWANFLINFVKDNGLEVMTIEEIRSGTDTRGTELEGIDRGVLMRALRQLEQKGKAAIFKGTSADDEGVKFSV